A genomic stretch from Nitrobacter winogradskyi Nb-255 includes:
- a CDS encoding SDR family NAD(P)-dependent oxidoreductase, whose translation MTPDKAKPRTEMATVADPHAPRRTLLLTGASRGIGHATVIRFSSAGWRVITCSRHPFPEQCPWDAGPEDHIQVDLSDPDNTMEAIQEIRSRLEGGKLHALVNNAAISPKGEGGSRLGSLNTDMETWEKVFRVNFMAPIMLARGLIGELKAARGSIVNVTSIAGSRVHPFAGAAYATSKAALASLTREMAADFGRIGVRVNAIAPGEIDTSILSPGTEKIVQRQIPLRRLGTPDEVSKIVYVLCTETSSYVNGAEIHINGGQHV comes from the coding sequence ATGACCCCCGACAAGGCAAAGCCGCGAACCGAGATGGCGACGGTGGCCGACCCCCACGCGCCCCGCCGCACGCTGCTGCTCACCGGCGCAAGTCGCGGCATCGGCCACGCCACCGTGATCCGGTTTTCCAGCGCCGGCTGGCGCGTCATCACCTGTTCCCGGCACCCCTTCCCTGAGCAATGTCCGTGGGACGCCGGCCCTGAGGATCACATTCAGGTCGATCTGTCCGATCCCGACAATACGATGGAGGCGATCCAGGAAATCCGCTCGCGCCTCGAGGGCGGCAAGCTGCACGCGCTGGTCAACAATGCCGCGATCTCGCCAAAGGGCGAGGGCGGCTCGCGGCTGGGCTCGCTGAACACCGACATGGAGACCTGGGAAAAGGTCTTTCGCGTCAACTTCATGGCACCGATCATGCTGGCGCGCGGGCTGATCGGCGAACTCAAGGCCGCGAGGGGCTCCATCGTGAACGTCACCTCGATCGCCGGCTCGCGCGTGCATCCGTTCGCCGGCGCGGCCTATGCGACATCGAAGGCGGCGCTGGCCTCGCTCACCCGCGAGATGGCGGCGGATTTCGGCCGCATCGGGGTGCGCGTCAACGCCATCGCGCCGGGCGAGATCGACACCTCGATCCTGTCGCCTGGCACCGAGAAAATCGTGCAGCGCCAGATTCCGCTGCGCCGCCTCGGTACGCCGGACGAGGTCTCAAAAATCGTCTACGTACTGTGCACGGAGACCAGTTCATACGTCAACGGCGCGGAGATCCACATCAACGGCGGCCAGCACGTTTAG
- the pdxH gene encoding pyridoxamine 5'-phosphate oxidase yields MNDTTDIKHTSQLTSGDFTEAREPFALFEAWLAEATASEPNDPDAMALATADADGLPDLRMVLMKGFDARGFVFYSHIASAKGRELAANPKAALLFHWKSLRRQVRVRGPVTPVTDAEADAYFATRPRQAQIGAWASRQSRPLESRLAFEQAIAKEAAKYAIGAVPRPPGWSGWRITPLQFEFWHDRPFRLHDRIEFRRSALDVPWTKTRLYP; encoded by the coding sequence ATGAACGACACCACGGACATCAAACACACAAGCCAGTTAACGTCCGGTGATTTCACGGAAGCCCGAGAGCCTTTTGCCCTTTTCGAGGCGTGGCTCGCGGAAGCCACAGCATCGGAACCCAACGATCCCGACGCCATGGCGCTCGCCACCGCGGATGCCGACGGCCTGCCCGATCTGCGCATGGTGCTGATGAAAGGCTTCGATGCCAGGGGCTTCGTATTCTACAGCCACATCGCCAGCGCCAAGGGCCGCGAACTCGCCGCGAACCCGAAAGCGGCGCTTCTCTTTCACTGGAAGTCGCTACGCCGGCAGGTGCGCGTGCGCGGGCCGGTGACGCCCGTTACCGATGCGGAAGCCGACGCCTATTTCGCCACCCGCCCAAGGCAGGCGCAGATCGGCGCCTGGGCCAGCAGGCAGTCGCGTCCGCTCGAAAGCCGCCTCGCGTTCGAGCAGGCAATCGCGAAGGAGGCCGCAAAATACGCCATTGGCGCCGTGCCTCGGCCGCCGGGCTGGAGCGGCTGGCGGATCACGCCCTTGCAGTTTGAATTCTGGCACGACCGTCCCTTCCGCCTGCACGACCGCATCGAATTCCGCCGCTCCGCGCTCGACGTGCCGTGGACCAAGACAAGGCTGTATCCATGA
- a CDS encoding RT0821/Lpp0805 family surface protein has protein sequence MARNHAAFAQMEDGEATGSIAARAHAGPTDTDLAFARTAASDVLTRGSKDASQPWENPSTGARGSVTPLAQAYTAEGRTCRDFLASYVNEKSESWLQGAACKARGGQWEIRSLKPLRS, from the coding sequence GTGGCGCGGAATCATGCGGCTTTCGCGCAGATGGAGGATGGCGAGGCTACCGGATCGATCGCCGCGCGGGCACATGCAGGTCCGACGGATACCGATCTCGCTTTCGCGCGCACGGCCGCCTCCGACGTGCTGACCAGAGGGAGCAAGGATGCGAGCCAGCCGTGGGAAAACCCCTCGACCGGCGCGCGGGGCTCGGTAACGCCGCTGGCGCAAGCCTATACCGCCGAGGGCCGCACCTGCCGGGATTTTTTGGCGAGTTACGTTAACGAAAAATCCGAAAGCTGGTTGCAGGGCGCGGCTTGCAAGGCCCGCGGCGGCCAGTGGGAAATCCGGTCCCTCAAACCCTTGCGAAGCTGA
- a CDS encoding DnaJ C-terminal domain-containing protein, translated as MRDPYEVLGVQRGASAAAIKSAFRKLAKKHHPDANKNDPKAAERFAELNSANEILGDEVRRKQFDRGEIDADGKPRFQGFPGGGGPRGQRPGGGFEQHGFRGGGPGFDGGFEDILNSMFGGARGGRRPGAQPFDFESSTFGTPDLDLNVAMTVTLEESLKGGEKRIRLPSGKELNVRIPPGVTSGQQIRLRGQGETVPGHRPGDLLITVTVAPHPFFKVDGSDLRAELPITLYESVLGGKIRVPTLGGAVELSIPKNTSGGRTFRLKGKGIPKGGVTGDLFVTTRIVLPDGNDAELEALMEKWRDARSYNPRGDLG; from the coding sequence ATGCGCGACCCCTATGAGGTCCTGGGGGTGCAGCGGGGTGCCAGCGCCGCCGCCATCAAAAGTGCCTTTCGCAAGCTCGCGAAGAAGCACCATCCCGATGCCAACAAGAACGATCCGAAGGCCGCCGAGCGGTTCGCGGAGTTGAATTCCGCCAACGAGATCCTGGGCGACGAGGTCAGACGCAAGCAGTTCGACCGCGGCGAGATCGACGCGGACGGCAAGCCGCGGTTCCAGGGTTTCCCGGGCGGCGGCGGTCCGCGCGGCCAGCGGCCCGGCGGCGGCTTCGAGCAACACGGCTTCCGCGGCGGCGGCCCCGGTTTTGACGGCGGGTTTGAGGATATCCTCAACAGCATGTTCGGCGGCGCGCGGGGTGGACGCCGGCCCGGTGCGCAGCCGTTCGACTTCGAGTCCAGCACGTTCGGTACGCCTGATCTCGATCTCAACGTCGCCATGACGGTAACGCTCGAGGAGTCGCTCAAGGGTGGAGAAAAACGCATCCGCCTGCCCAGCGGCAAGGAACTCAATGTCAGGATTCCGCCCGGCGTCACGTCGGGCCAGCAGATCCGGCTGAGAGGACAGGGCGAAACCGTGCCGGGGCATCGTCCCGGCGATCTCCTGATTACGGTGACGGTTGCGCCGCATCCGTTCTTCAAGGTCGACGGCAGCGATCTGCGCGCCGAACTGCCGATCACGCTCTATGAGTCGGTGCTGGGCGGCAAGATACGGGTGCCGACGCTCGGCGGTGCGGTGGAACTGTCGATCCCGAAGAACACGTCGGGCGGCCGCACCTTCCGCCTCAAGGGCAAGGGTATCCCGAAGGGCGGGGTCACCGGCGATCTGTTCGTGACGACGCGGATCGTGCTGCCCGATGGCAATGATGCCGAGCTTGAAGCGCTGATGGAGAAGTGGCGTGACGCGCGCTCCTACAACCCCCGTGGCGATCTGGGTTAG
- a CDS encoding acyl-homoserine-lactone synthase translates to MIHIVTAENIGSYQYEMEQAYRLRHNVFVDEMGWDDLRKPDGREIDQFDDGRALHMLYIEEDRVLGYQRMLPSMRPHLLTEVLPHLCEGDFPVGPHIWEWTRYCVTRQHRDRGRILSPVGNLLLSAIVEWGLASGVQKIIIEMNPLWLLRLVQLNFRVTPLGLPQQIGKDSIIAVTAAFDRRTLKKLQEVRGNIVPAIVAQPEADQRLRA, encoded by the coding sequence ATGATTCACATCGTAACGGCTGAGAATATCGGTTCATATCAGTACGAGATGGAGCAGGCTTATCGATTGCGTCACAATGTTTTTGTCGACGAGATGGGCTGGGATGATCTGCGCAAACCTGACGGCCGGGAGATCGACCAGTTCGACGACGGGCGCGCGCTTCACATGCTCTATATCGAAGAAGATCGCGTTCTCGGCTATCAGCGAATGTTACCATCGATGCGTCCGCACCTTCTCACGGAAGTGCTTCCGCACCTGTGCGAAGGGGATTTCCCCGTAGGACCGCATATCTGGGAATGGACTCGCTACTGCGTGACGCGGCAACATCGCGATCGCGGACGCATTCTGAGCCCGGTCGGCAACCTGCTTTTGTCCGCTATCGTCGAATGGGGCCTGGCGAGCGGCGTCCAGAAGATCATCATCGAGATGAATCCGTTGTGGCTCCTTCGCCTGGTGCAGTTGAACTTCCGCGTGACGCCCCTCGGATTGCCGCAGCAGATCGGCAAAGATTCGATCATTGCCGTCACCGCCGCATTCGACCGACGCACGCTGAAAAAACTTCAGGAAGTGCGCGGCAATATCGTCCCGGCCATTGTCGCCCAGCCTGAAGCCGACCAGCGGCTTCGTGCCTAG
- a CDS encoding helix-turn-helix transcriptional regulator has product MQAVQQGVTMSRRTLDDTLTFIARVDKASTPAEIADAVVDVARPLGFSHVLAGIIPIPGMTAEQQISNVVLHRWPKAWSERYFTKGYLFDDPTIQRVNTSTEPFLWSELEPTYRNTPAPTRVMGEAREFNLGCGFTVPMITLNGQTAGFSLASERAEVPSILRGQLQLIAMYAFARALGQKYKPAPVNLTPREMDILQWMAEGKSDWEISVILKVSEHLVDKIARQLRAKLNATNRTQTVAVALRHNLIR; this is encoded by the coding sequence ATGCAGGCAGTACAGCAGGGGGTTACAATGTCGCGACGGACGCTGGACGACACCCTGACTTTCATCGCAAGGGTCGACAAGGCCTCGACCCCGGCGGAGATCGCCGATGCCGTTGTCGATGTCGCGCGACCGCTTGGCTTTTCTCACGTGCTTGCGGGAATCATTCCTATTCCAGGGATGACCGCAGAGCAGCAGATCTCGAATGTCGTCCTGCATCGGTGGCCGAAGGCGTGGAGCGAGCGCTATTTCACGAAAGGTTACCTGTTCGATGACCCTACCATACAGAGGGTCAATACCTCCACCGAGCCATTTTTATGGTCCGAGCTCGAACCAACCTATCGAAACACGCCCGCGCCGACACGCGTCATGGGGGAAGCACGCGAGTTCAATCTGGGGTGCGGTTTCACCGTTCCGATGATCACCCTCAACGGTCAAACCGCCGGCTTTTCCCTGGCAAGCGAGCGAGCCGAAGTCCCTTCCATACTCCGGGGCCAGCTTCAACTGATCGCGATGTACGCGTTCGCGCGCGCCCTCGGGCAAAAATACAAACCTGCTCCAGTAAACCTCACGCCACGGGAAATGGATATCCTGCAATGGATGGCGGAGGGGAAAAGTGATTGGGAGATCAGTGTTATCCTGAAGGTTTCAGAACATCTGGTCGACAAGATCGCACGCCAGCTTCGCGCCAAGCTCAACGCGACGAACCGCACCCAGACCGTCGCAGTAGCGCTCAGACACAATCTTATCCGATAG
- a CDS encoding histidine phosphatase family protein, with translation MPTIYYVRHGKTEWNALGRFQGLQDIPLNDLGRAEAVKAGDILRKLLAREGRDPFGLGFVTSPLIRARGTMELMRGALDLSPHDYSVDDRLREVGYGHWEGLTLAEMKAANPDVFAAREADKWSVAPPGGESYASATARLRDWYRSLRTSTVAVAHSGTARALMAVLGLQTAQAAASLRIEQGAVYVLGEGEMIKHG, from the coding sequence ATGCCCACCATCTATTACGTCCGTCACGGCAAGACCGAATGGAACGCCCTTGGCCGTTTTCAGGGCTTGCAGGACATTCCGCTCAATGATCTCGGCCGCGCCGAGGCGGTGAAGGCGGGGGACATTCTTCGCAAACTGCTCGCGCGCGAGGGACGCGATCCCTTTGGGCTGGGCTTTGTCACGAGCCCGCTTATCCGTGCGCGCGGGACCATGGAATTGATGCGCGGCGCACTGGATTTGTCGCCTCATGACTATTCGGTCGATGACCGGTTGCGCGAAGTCGGCTACGGGCATTGGGAAGGTCTGACCCTAGCGGAGATGAAGGCCGCCAATCCCGATGTCTTTGCCGCGCGTGAGGCTGACAAGTGGAGCGTGGCGCCGCCTGGCGGGGAAAGCTACGCCTCGGCCACCGCCCGGCTGCGCGACTGGTATCGCTCGCTGAGAACCTCCACCGTCGCGGTCGCGCATAGCGGGACGGCGCGGGCGCTGATGGCCGTGCTCGGCCTTCAGACCGCGCAGGCGGCCGCCAGCCTGCGCATCGAGCAGGGGGCGGTGTATGTGCTTGGCGAGGGGGAGATGATCAAGCATGGTTAA
- the aroC gene encoding chorismate synthase — protein sequence MSHNTFGHLFRVTTFGESHGVAIGCVVDGCPPMLPLTAEEIQRDLDRRRPGQSRFTTQRQEPDAVKILSGVMPHPGTGEQVTTGAPIGLLIENTDQRSKDYSDIKDKFRPGHADFTYEAKYGIRDYRGGGRSSARETAMRVAAGAIARKVVSGMRVRGALVQMGPHKIDRDKWDWDEIARNPFFCPDKDKAAFFESYLDGIRKSGSSIGAVIEVVADGVPAGLGAPIYAKLDGDLAAALMSINAVKGVEIGAGFGAAALTGEENADEMRSSSSDMGNHGPVFTSNHAGGILGGISTGQPIVARFAVKPTSSILSPRKTVDRNGAETDIFTRGRHDPCVGIRAVPVGEAMVACVLADHVLRHRGQVGAS from the coding sequence ATGTCCCACAATACCTTCGGTCACCTGTTCCGTGTCACGACCTTTGGCGAGAGCCACGGGGTCGCGATCGGCTGCGTGGTCGATGGTTGTCCCCCGATGCTGCCGCTCACGGCCGAGGAAATCCAGCGCGATCTCGATCGCCGCCGTCCCGGCCAATCGCGGTTCACCACGCAGCGGCAGGAGCCGGATGCGGTGAAGATCCTGTCCGGGGTCATGCCGCACCCCGGCACAGGCGAGCAGGTGACAACGGGTGCGCCGATCGGGCTTCTGATCGAGAATACCGATCAGCGATCGAAGGACTACTCCGACATCAAGGACAAGTTTCGCCCCGGTCATGCCGACTTCACCTATGAGGCGAAATACGGCATCCGAGACTATCGCGGGGGCGGGCGCTCCTCGGCGCGCGAGACCGCGATGCGGGTCGCCGCCGGCGCCATCGCGCGCAAGGTTGTCTCCGGCATGAGGGTGCGTGGCGCTCTGGTTCAGATGGGGCCGCACAAGATCGATCGGGACAAATGGGATTGGGACGAGATCGCGAGGAATCCGTTCTTCTGTCCCGACAAGGACAAGGCTGCGTTCTTCGAGAGCTATCTTGACGGCATCCGCAAAAGCGGCTCCTCGATCGGCGCCGTGATCGAGGTGGTGGCCGATGGGGTGCCCGCAGGACTTGGCGCGCCGATCTATGCCAAGCTCGACGGCGACCTGGCCGCGGCGCTGATGAGCATCAATGCGGTCAAGGGCGTGGAGATCGGCGCCGGCTTCGGAGCCGCCGCGTTGACCGGGGAGGAGAACGCCGACGAGATGCGCAGTTCTTCGTCCGATATGGGCAACCACGGCCCGGTGTTCACCTCCAACCATGCCGGCGGCATTCTCGGCGGCATATCCACCGGTCAGCCCATCGTGGCGCGGTTCGCGGTGAAGCCGACGTCGTCGATCCTGTCGCCGCGCAAGACCGTCGATCGCAACGGAGCCGAAACAGACATCTTCACCAGGGGCCGTCACGATCCCTGCGTCGGCATCCGGGCGGTGCCGGTGGGAGAGGCCATGGTTGCCTGCGTTCTGGCGGATCATGTCCTGCGACATCGAGGGCAGGTCGGCGCGAGTTAG
- the clpS gene encoding ATP-dependent Clp protease adapter ClpS, with the protein MSDIAIKPRIKAETKIERPRLYKVILHNDDFTPREFVVAVLMAEFNMTDGQAHKVMITADRLGSCVVGVFARDIAETKATRATDAGRSMGFPLLFTTEPEE; encoded by the coding sequence ATGAGCGATATCGCCATCAAGCCGCGAATAAAGGCCGAAACCAAAATCGAACGGCCGCGCCTGTACAAGGTCATCCTCCACAATGACGACTTCACGCCGCGCGAATTCGTGGTGGCGGTGTTGATGGCCGAATTCAACATGACGGATGGCCAGGCGCATAAGGTGATGATCACCGCTGACCGGCTCGGCTCCTGCGTGGTGGGCGTGTTCGCCAGGGACATCGCGGAGACCAAGGCAACCCGCGCCACCGATGCCGGGCGCAGCATGGGCTTTCCGCTGCTGTTCACCACCGAGCCCGAAGAGTAA